The Micromonospora sp. M71_S20 genome has a window encoding:
- a CDS encoding phage/plasmid primase, P4 family yields the protein MGRLAEGRPTVHIHPRAVRELHGPPCHPRRYGGPRLMKLSDLLDRLGATDEGDGWLAVCPAHADSRPSLRIAVGESGAVLLKCRAGCSTVEGEAGKIRPGAVLLALGMSVAELHNIDATDAPVRATSTSTPASPAAVAALAAQLDRWAAALWNGSDPATADAAFTYARDRFGLAADDMTRLGLGVAERAAYDDAGTLLRGLPGGPRLVVPFRDRDGVPRGYQARALDASAKVRWLGAKSPQGESWARVGFLPGESGWAELIVTEGPGDGLTACATGYDVAFVRGAGLAASVAGEVAALADGRPVVVVGDADASGDRFSRVLCAELAKLGLSARSVRPPADGDDVTDWRGRSPETFATDFIRAVTNSQDPGGLKTRLNAWTDADLTEVASARRLKDFFEEAGSGVKYSPEAGFFILTDGVWRSDKLDAVRTAAQDVAASIWAEAAELAEALKEVVKAGDKEEAKELSARVGKLKSFAKAANSSKGIDAMVRELKALRGVAVDFEAFDKHHHLLAVRNGVIDLRSGRLQEHDPDLLLTRRVDLDYDPEATAPRWEAFLREVFPHARHAGLPDYMRRLVGYGITGETGEQCFVVHHGGGANGKSVYTDTLTEVFRELVVTTPFSTFEEKQSGGIPNDLAALKGSRLVFAAEGEQGRPMAEAVLKRVTGRDSISARFMRKEFFEFRPTFLLQLATNFRPQFRGQDEGLWRRVKLVPWERYFTPAERDHKLGEKLLAEAAGILAWAVRGAVDWYRDGLQDPVVIRDATKEYRQTSDALAGFLPGVLVAEEGGKVTAKVVWDAYRQWCDDEALPGKERWTRRAMFAALEERGATKKKENIGVVFLGLRVARPSDHATDETAEENPVEGRTVASPLADSPSDTPSAGPSLDDIFSGDSL from the coding sequence GTGGGCCGCCTCGCTGAAGGACGCCCAACAGTTCACATACACCCGCGAGCGGTTCGCGAGCTACACGGTCCGCCGTGCCACCCCCGCCGATATGGAGGCCCACGCCTGATGAAGCTCTCTGACCTCCTCGACCGCCTCGGCGCGACCGACGAAGGGGACGGCTGGCTTGCCGTCTGCCCGGCACACGCGGACTCCCGCCCGTCCCTGCGGATCGCCGTGGGCGAGTCCGGCGCCGTCCTGCTGAAGTGCCGCGCCGGCTGCTCGACCGTCGAGGGCGAGGCCGGCAAGATTCGCCCCGGCGCCGTCCTGCTCGCGCTGGGCATGTCCGTGGCCGAACTGCACAACATCGACGCCACGGACGCCCCCGTTCGCGCGACGTCGACCAGTACCCCGGCGAGCCCGGCGGCGGTCGCGGCCCTGGCGGCGCAGCTCGACCGTTGGGCGGCGGCACTGTGGAACGGGTCCGACCCCGCGACCGCTGACGCCGCCTTCACGTACGCCCGCGACAGGTTCGGTCTCGCCGCAGACGACATGACGCGCCTCGGTCTGGGCGTCGCCGAGCGGGCCGCGTACGACGACGCCGGTACCCTCCTTCGCGGCCTGCCCGGCGGTCCGCGCCTGGTCGTTCCGTTCCGCGACCGCGACGGCGTCCCGCGTGGCTACCAGGCCCGCGCGCTCGACGCCTCGGCGAAGGTCCGATGGTTGGGCGCGAAGTCGCCGCAGGGCGAGTCCTGGGCCCGGGTCGGCTTCCTGCCGGGCGAGTCCGGCTGGGCCGAGCTGATCGTGACCGAGGGCCCCGGCGACGGCCTGACCGCGTGCGCGACCGGCTATGACGTCGCCTTCGTGCGTGGCGCCGGCCTGGCCGCGTCCGTCGCGGGCGAGGTCGCCGCTCTGGCCGACGGGCGTCCGGTCGTCGTCGTCGGCGACGCGGACGCCTCGGGCGACCGTTTCTCGCGGGTCCTGTGCGCCGAGCTGGCGAAGCTGGGCCTCTCGGCCCGCAGCGTCCGGCCGCCGGCTGACGGCGACGACGTGACGGACTGGCGGGGCCGCAGCCCGGAGACCTTCGCGACGGACTTCATTCGGGCGGTCACCAACTCGCAGGACCCGGGCGGGCTGAAGACCCGGCTCAACGCGTGGACGGACGCGGACCTGACCGAGGTCGCGTCGGCCCGCCGGCTGAAGGACTTCTTCGAGGAGGCGGGGTCCGGGGTGAAGTACAGCCCCGAGGCCGGTTTCTTCATCCTCACGGATGGCGTGTGGAGGTCGGACAAGCTCGACGCGGTCCGGACCGCTGCACAGGACGTCGCCGCGTCGATCTGGGCCGAGGCCGCCGAGCTGGCCGAGGCGCTGAAGGAGGTCGTCAAGGCGGGCGATAAGGAGGAGGCGAAGGAGCTTTCCGCCCGCGTCGGGAAGCTGAAGAGCTTCGCGAAGGCGGCGAACAGCTCGAAGGGCATCGACGCGATGGTTCGCGAGCTGAAGGCCCTCCGGGGCGTTGCCGTCGACTTCGAGGCGTTCGACAAGCATCACCACTTGCTCGCCGTGCGGAACGGGGTTATCGACCTGCGGTCGGGCCGGCTTCAGGAGCACGACCCGGACCTTCTCCTGACCCGGCGCGTCGACCTCGACTATGACCCCGAGGCGACCGCGCCGCGCTGGGAAGCCTTCCTCCGTGAGGTCTTCCCGCACGCCCGCCACGCCGGCCTGCCGGACTACATGCGCCGGCTGGTCGGGTACGGGATCACGGGCGAGACCGGCGAACAGTGCTTCGTCGTCCACCACGGCGGCGGCGCGAACGGGAAGAGCGTTTACACGGACACGCTGACGGAGGTCTTCCGCGAGCTGGTCGTGACGACGCCCTTCAGCACGTTCGAGGAGAAGCAGAGCGGCGGCATCCCGAACGACCTCGCCGCGCTGAAGGGGTCCCGGTTGGTCTTCGCGGCCGAGGGTGAGCAGGGCCGCCCGATGGCCGAGGCGGTCCTGAAGCGGGTCACCGGCCGCGATTCGATCTCGGCCCGGTTCATGCGGAAGGAGTTCTTCGAGTTCCGCCCGACGTTCCTCCTTCAGCTCGCGACGAACTTCCGCCCGCAGTTCAGGGGTCAGGACGAAGGACTCTGGCGCCGCGTGAAGCTGGTCCCCTGGGAGCGGTACTTCACGCCGGCCGAGCGGGATCACAAGCTGGGCGAGAAGTTGCTTGCCGAGGCCGCCGGCATCCTCGCGTGGGCGGTCCGGGGCGCGGTCGACTGGTACCGCGACGGCCTTCAGGACCCGGTCGTGATCCGGGACGCGACGAAGGAATACCGGCAGACGTCCGACGCCCTGGCCGGCTTCCTGCCCGGCGTCCTGGTCGCCGAGGAGGGCGGGAAGGTCACGGCCAAGGTCGTATGGGACGCGTACCGCCAGTGGTGCGACGACGAAGCCCTTCCCGGGAAGGAGCGTTGGACGCGGCGAGCCATGTTCGCGGCGCTCGAAGAGCGGGGCGCGACGAAGAAAAAGGAGAACATCGGCGTCGTCTTCCTGGGCCTGCGGGTGGCCCGGCCGTCGGACCACGCGACCGACGAGACCGCCGAAGAAAACCCGGTCGAGGGGCGAACAGTTGCCTCGCCGCTGGCCGACTCCCCTAGCGACACCCCTTCCGCCGGTCCTTCGCTGGACGACATCTTCTCGGGAGATTCCCTGTGA